The Streptomyces pactum genome contains a region encoding:
- a CDS encoding flavin monoamine oxidase family protein — MNTQNANTSASGTHDSSLRRPAPHLTTPSRRSVVTVTGTSALAVGLTAASAASATALSPATAPAIPPAVVPPGTAPQAYRAVARAIAVYDQHDKPLVPAYVKAVNGGLPASRGKATKRVLIVGAGPAGLLAADLLNRAGHDVVVIEANGNRVGGRVKTFRRGGHEKGRQPFADPAQYAEAGAMRLPDSHPLLMALLEKFDLPRQEFYLVDVDPDDPAKKTNRTWIHVNGVRERRADYEKNPERVNDTFHITGADRKRTAAAILAEALEPAHRLVRGKEGTALVDGWAEVLERYGHWSMYRYLTEAAGLDTRTIDLVGTIQNLTSRLHLSFLHSFLSSALIDPKTKFWEIKGGTALLADALYAPVKGKVRLDRRAVRVERAGGKVRVHTVSEDCQTGNGGTTQVFEGDEAIITVPFSGLRHVTFDPPLSYGKRRAITELHYDAATKVLLEFSRRWWEFTEAQWKQALDTIEDGLYDKYRAGKVTDGRYLGAHKSVKNLGVTIPDAYKHCFAAFRPAADGEPEAAHVRGGGSVSDNANRFMYFEHAQPMDGSDGGIMLASYSWSDDALKWDAYADEERCLRALAGVQAVFGRRCEVFFTGRCQTQSWMRDHYAYGEASVLFPGQHTELFPDIPTSEGPLHFAGDHTSVKPAWIEGALESAVRSALKVHTG, encoded by the coding sequence ATGAACACTCAGAATGCGAACACCTCGGCTTCCGGCACTCACGACTCGTCGCTGCGGCGACCGGCACCGCATCTCACCACGCCCTCGCGGCGCTCGGTGGTCACGGTGACCGGCACTTCGGCGCTCGCCGTCGGGCTCACGGCCGCCTCCGCCGCCTCCGCGACGGCGCTCAGCCCCGCCACCGCGCCCGCGATCCCGCCGGCCGTGGTGCCGCCCGGCACCGCTCCCCAGGCGTACCGGGCGGTCGCCCGCGCCATCGCCGTGTACGACCAACACGACAAGCCTCTGGTCCCGGCCTATGTGAAGGCCGTCAACGGCGGTCTGCCGGCCAGCCGGGGGAAGGCCACCAAGCGCGTTCTGATCGTCGGGGCCGGACCGGCCGGACTGCTGGCCGCCGACCTGCTCAACCGGGCGGGACACGACGTTGTCGTGATCGAGGCCAACGGCAACCGGGTCGGCGGCCGTGTCAAGACCTTCCGCAGGGGAGGTCACGAGAAGGGCCGGCAGCCGTTCGCCGACCCTGCGCAGTACGCCGAGGCCGGGGCCATGCGGCTGCCCGACAGCCACCCGCTCCTCATGGCACTGCTCGAGAAGTTCGACCTCCCCCGCCAGGAGTTCTACCTGGTGGACGTCGACCCCGACGACCCGGCGAAGAAGACCAACCGCACCTGGATCCACGTCAACGGCGTCCGTGAGCGCCGGGCCGACTACGAGAAGAACCCGGAAAGGGTCAACGACACCTTCCACATCACCGGCGCCGACCGGAAGAGGACCGCCGCCGCCATCCTCGCGGAGGCGCTCGAACCCGCACACCGGCTCGTCCGGGGCAAGGAGGGAACCGCTCTCGTCGACGGGTGGGCCGAGGTCCTCGAGAGGTACGGACACTGGTCCATGTACCGCTACCTCACCGAAGCCGCGGGGCTCGACACCAGGACCATCGACCTGGTCGGAACCATCCAGAACCTGACCTCACGGCTGCACCTCTCGTTCCTCCACAGCTTCCTGTCCAGCGCACTGATCGACCCGAAGACCAAGTTCTGGGAGATCAAGGGCGGCACCGCACTGCTCGCCGACGCGCTGTACGCGCCGGTGAAGGGAAAGGTGCGGCTCGACCGGCGTGCCGTGCGCGTCGAACGCGCCGGCGGCAAGGTGCGGGTGCACACCGTCTCCGAGGACTGCCAGACAGGCAACGGGGGCACCACACAGGTCTTCGAGGGTGACGAGGCGATCATCACCGTTCCGTTCTCCGGACTGCGGCACGTCACTTTCGACCCCCCGCTGTCCTACGGCAAGCGCCGGGCCATCACGGAGCTGCACTACGACGCCGCGACCAAGGTGCTGCTGGAATTCTCCCGACGCTGGTGGGAATTCACCGAGGCTCAGTGGAAGCAGGCCCTCGACACCATTGAGGACGGCCTCTACGACAAGTACCGGGCGGGCAAGGTCACAGACGGCCGGTACCTCGGCGCACACAAGTCCGTGAAGAACCTGGGTGTGACGATCCCCGACGCGTACAAGCACTGCTTCGCCGCCTTCCGGCCCGCCGCGGACGGTGAACCCGAAGCCGCTCACGTCCGTGGTGGCGGTTCCGTCAGCGACAACGCCAACCGCTTCATGTACTTCGAGCACGCCCAGCCCATGGACGGCAGTGACGGCGGCATCATGCTGGCCTCTTACAGTTGGTCCGACGACGCCCTGAAGTGGGACGCCTACGCCGACGAGGAGCGCTGTCTGCGCGCCCTCGCCGGGGTGCAGGCGGTGTTCGGCCGCCGGTGCGAGGTCTTCTTCACCGGCAGGTGCCAGACCCAGTCGTGGATGCGTGACCACTACGCCTACGGCGAGGCGTCCGTGCTCTTCCCCGGCCAGCACACGGAACTGTTCCCCGACATCCCCACGTCCGAAGGCCCGCTGCACTTCGCTGGGGACCACACCTCCGTCAAGCCGGCCTGGATCGAAGGCGCCCTCGAGTCAGCCGTCCGCTCCGCCCTGAAGGTCCACACGGGCTGA
- a CDS encoding SpoIIE family protein phosphatase: protein MPPDGEAQPSIDSDVVALLEDSTEELYESAPCGYLSTLMDGTIVKINKTLLDWLGLSRDEVVRRRRFSDLLTVGGKLYHETHYAPMLRMQGVAGGIALEMKVADGARLPVLITSTVKRGADDRPLLVRTTVFDATDRRSYERELLRARREAEKARRQAEADREQLREALAVLQQSLLPASLPVVPGVETAVHYHTASPVRLGGDFYDLFPLGDERFAFFLGDVCGKGPKAAAVTSLARYTLRTAALQGLDPEAVLSTLNAALLERYADGDPRYCTVIFGVLEPEGRAVGVRLASGGHPPALMLRADGVAQYLPTPAGMLVGAFPQASFTTVRTALEPGDTLLLYTDGVTEARTGADNDLYGYDALQSFATGLAPAQPRAVIDAFAGLLVGFGDGLNDDTALLALGRPHQ from the coding sequence CTGCCACCCGACGGCGAGGCACAGCCATCCATCGACTCGGATGTCGTCGCCCTGCTGGAGGACAGTACTGAGGAGCTCTACGAGTCCGCTCCCTGCGGATACCTGTCCACTCTGATGGACGGCACCATCGTCAAGATCAACAAAACGCTGTTGGACTGGCTCGGCCTCTCGCGGGACGAGGTCGTGCGGCGCAGACGCTTCAGCGATCTGCTGACCGTGGGAGGCAAGCTCTACCACGAGACCCACTACGCGCCCATGTTGCGCATGCAGGGGGTGGCCGGAGGCATCGCGCTGGAAATGAAGGTCGCGGACGGGGCGCGGCTTCCGGTACTGATCACGTCGACCGTGAAACGCGGTGCGGACGACCGGCCCCTGCTGGTCCGCACGACCGTCTTCGACGCCACCGACCGGCGTTCCTACGAGAGGGAACTGCTTCGCGCCCGCCGCGAGGCGGAGAAGGCCCGCCGCCAGGCGGAGGCCGACCGCGAGCAGCTACGCGAGGCGCTGGCCGTACTGCAGCAGAGCCTGCTACCGGCCAGTCTGCCGGTCGTGCCCGGTGTGGAGACCGCCGTTCACTACCACACGGCCTCTCCTGTACGGCTGGGCGGGGACTTCTACGACCTGTTCCCCCTCGGCGACGAGCGCTTCGCCTTCTTCCTCGGCGACGTCTGCGGGAAGGGCCCGAAGGCGGCGGCCGTGACCTCCCTGGCGCGCTACACCCTGCGCACGGCGGCGCTCCAGGGTCTCGACCCCGAAGCCGTGCTGTCCACCCTCAACGCCGCGCTGCTCGAGCGGTACGCCGATGGTGACCCGCGTTACTGCACCGTCATCTTCGGCGTCCTGGAACCCGAAGGCCGGGCGGTCGGTGTCCGCCTGGCCTCGGGCGGACACCCGCCCGCGCTGATGCTCCGTGCGGACGGTGTGGCGCAGTACCTGCCGACACCCGCCGGGATGCTGGTCGGGGCCTTCCCCCAAGCCTCGTTCACCACGGTCCGCACCGCTCTCGAGCCCGGCGACACGCTGCTGCTCTACACCGACGGCGTCACCGAGGCGCGTACGGGGGCGGACAACGACCTGTACGGCTACGACGCGCTGCAGTCGTTCGCCACCGGTCTGGCCCCCGCGCAACCACGCGCCGTGATCGATGCCTTCGCCGGTCTCCTCGTCGGCTTCGGCGACGGGCTGAACGACGACACGGCCCTCCTCGCCCTGGGGCGCCCGCACCAGTAG
- a CDS encoding alpha/beta fold hydrolase — protein sequence MDILRRNNVRVMGPETGRPLVLAHGFGCDQNLWRLVAPGLAEHYRVVLFDYVGSGRSDLAAWREERYTTLDGYAQDVLDVCEELDLRDAVLVGHSVSAMVGVRAAAAAPGRIGTLVMVCPSPSYIDEEGYRGGFSAADIEELLDSLEANYLGWSATMAPVIMGNPDRPELGEELTTSFCATDPEVARVFARTTFLSDARQDLKTVTVPTLILDCEQDAIAPREVGAYVHAAIPGSRLVTLPAIGHCPQLSAPQATADAVTAFLEAS from the coding sequence ATGGACATACTCCGCAGGAACAACGTCCGCGTGATGGGGCCCGAAACCGGACGGCCCCTCGTCCTCGCGCACGGCTTCGGCTGTGATCAGAACCTGTGGCGTCTCGTGGCCCCCGGTCTCGCGGAACACTACCGCGTCGTGCTGTTCGACTACGTCGGCTCCGGCCGCTCCGACCTGGCCGCGTGGCGGGAGGAGCGCTACACGACACTGGACGGATACGCCCAGGACGTGTTGGACGTGTGCGAGGAGCTGGACCTGCGGGACGCGGTCCTCGTGGGGCACTCGGTCAGCGCCATGGTCGGTGTCCGCGCCGCCGCCGCGGCACCAGGCCGCATCGGAACGCTGGTCATGGTGTGCCCCTCACCCTCCTATATCGACGAGGAGGGCTACCGGGGCGGCTTCAGCGCAGCGGACATCGAAGAGTTGCTGGACTCGCTGGAAGCCAACTACCTCGGGTGGTCCGCGACCATGGCCCCGGTCATCATGGGCAATCCCGACCGTCCGGAGCTGGGTGAGGAACTCACCACCAGCTTCTGCGCCACCGACCCGGAGGTAGCGCGGGTATTCGCGCGCACCACGTTCCTCTCCGACGCACGACAGGACCTGAAAACGGTCACCGTCCCCACCCTGATCCTCGACTGCGAGCAGGACGCCATCGCCCCCCGCGAGGTGGGGGCCTACGTCCATGCCGCCATTCCCGGTAGCCGTCTGGTCACGTTGCCCGCCATCGGCCACTGCCCCCAGTTGAGTGCTCCGCAGGCCACTGCAGACGCGGTAACGGCGTTCTTGGAAGCCTCGTAG
- a CDS encoding PucR family transcriptional regulator produces MQHAVRSRAAIRTGLTPVPRPRTPSVASLMDADALRVLHRAARALLDDLPDLADRLVALLQEQEPAYRAAITKDPTATWQEVHRSLRHSVASLLDPRGARDAARRCSWRIGATRAEQGLPLDALLHAFRLGGSLVWQRLIEETSRHAPEDVRLLVHVAADVWNFVDEHCTIVADAYRQAEWQLARRRENRARLLAAGLLDGTSRIADLPEAAQALGLPEQGRYVVVAVTGGRPARSDAARAAAVAPGARVHWHAGAEVDYGIVLVGAGDDGLPAPEEPGSGPRAPFPGVRIGVGSPVDGLASVGDARRHADTALDICPEAGGTVRLTDHLPAALLVSSPELGRALAEKVLGPLLRLEPADREVLLDTLTTWLDCDGSAQRAGERLYCHRNTVLNRLRRCEQLTGRSLARPADVVEMSLALTARRVLHD; encoded by the coding sequence ATGCAGCACGCCGTACGGTCACGAGCAGCGATCCGCACCGGGCTGACGCCCGTACCACGCCCGCGGACGCCGAGCGTCGCGTCACTGATGGACGCCGACGCCCTGCGGGTCCTGCACCGGGCCGCCCGCGCCCTGCTCGACGACCTGCCCGATCTGGCCGACCGGCTGGTGGCCCTGTTGCAGGAGCAGGAGCCGGCCTACCGCGCGGCCATCACGAAGGACCCCACCGCCACCTGGCAGGAGGTCCACCGCTCGCTGCGGCACAGCGTGGCCTCGCTGCTCGACCCGCGCGGCGCGCGGGACGCGGCCCGCCGCTGCTCCTGGCGGATCGGAGCCACCCGCGCCGAGCAGGGACTGCCGCTGGACGCGCTGCTGCACGCCTTCCGCCTCGGCGGCTCACTGGTGTGGCAGCGGCTGATCGAGGAGACCTCCCGCCACGCACCCGAGGACGTACGCCTCCTCGTGCACGTGGCCGCCGACGTGTGGAACTTCGTCGACGAGCACTGCACCATCGTGGCGGACGCCTACCGGCAGGCCGAGTGGCAGCTCGCCCGGCGCCGCGAGAACCGGGCCCGGCTGCTGGCGGCCGGTCTGCTCGACGGCACCAGCCGCATCGCCGACCTGCCCGAGGCCGCACAGGCGCTGGGCCTGCCGGAGCAGGGCCGGTACGTGGTCGTCGCCGTCACCGGCGGACGCCCCGCGCGGTCCGACGCCGCCCGGGCCGCGGCCGTGGCGCCCGGCGCACGCGTCCACTGGCACGCCGGAGCGGAGGTCGACTACGGCATCGTCCTGGTCGGCGCCGGCGACGACGGACTCCCGGCGCCGGAGGAACCCGGGTCCGGGCCGCGCGCCCCGTTCCCGGGGGTCCGGATCGGTGTCGGCAGCCCGGTCGACGGACTGGCGTCCGTCGGCGACGCCCGCCGGCACGCCGACACGGCCCTGGACATCTGCCCCGAGGCCGGTGGCACGGTCCGGCTCACCGACCATCTCCCGGCCGCCCTGCTCGTCTCCAGCCCCGAACTCGGCCGTGCCCTCGCCGAGAAGGTGCTCGGCCCCCTGCTGCGCCTGGAGCCCGCCGACCGTGAGGTGCTGCTGGACACCCTCACCACCTGGCTCGACTGCGACGGCTCGGCACAGCGGGCCGGTGAACGCCTCTACTGCCACCGCAACACGGTCCTCAACCGCCTCCGCCGCTGCGAACAACTGACCGGCCGGTCCCTGGCCCGCCCGGCGGACGTGGTGGAGATGAGCCTGGCCCTCACCGCCCGACGAGTACTGCACGACTGA
- a CDS encoding helix-turn-helix transcriptional regulator has product MTGETTVRTAVRIHGRSAQQQAVRALLDGLGTHGGHLVVTGEPGLGRTTLLQWAARSFRAGPVLHLGPGPDRGARATGEEPLDTLRAAAGGAPLLVCVDDAHLWDAPARTALGRAAEHLGGTARVGVLLSVAGHRAVDPEYAHLPVVRLDPLTPPQAEALLDDATDGAADPAVREQLLAEAEGNPALLLALVRRLTPAELRGHRPPPRPLADAAALTEVAGEALTGLSADAHDLLLTVAAAVRAADGPDVDASLVLDAVRHLRPASTPAPSPGPLPAPLALADDRLRFHGPLVRRTVHATAAPDRRRAAHRALADVLEAGGRRLPGLLHRSWSLTGPSPAPSLADRLAAVAADAAVPASYRLRATAYARAAELTADGPARAERYTAAAEQALLAGHPDRARPLLAAARGCAAPAGVRGRAELVRGLTELRDGPVGDAHQSLLLAASLLAEDAPADAASAALAAADAAWAAGDLPLCLATLAPEPRAKTRAAAHAEAPPPSAHAAGAVRDHRVGMRALLEGRLDRAVVPLGQVVERARTDDRPEGLLRSAAAALLLGDVDAARRAGARALAAARQLGSDALVPQALEYLAYAELRAGRHPQARTHAEEGLRTALRAGQRNTAAHHRAVLALAASIEEEPDVVARHVTAALATARRHGLAQVATLAEWAAARADLGRGRPFDAADRLGLLVLPGPGRGHFAVWRLAVPCFVEAAVLAGRHEDTRAVLTDFAGWAAFGADPQAAAQLARCHALLAPPDRADDLYRRALARHDEAGGDFERARTALLYGKWLRRRRRPREARGRLGSALAGFDRCGAGVWAAQARGELRALGAAPHGGGTGALSRLTPQQLRIARQVAEGATNREVALTLAVSTRTVDYHLRKAFAALGVRSRLELARMVEHAEQGGQAGRTEKTGAQP; this is encoded by the coding sequence ATGACCGGAGAGACGACCGTACGTACGGCCGTGCGGATCCACGGCCGGAGCGCGCAGCAGCAGGCGGTGCGTGCTCTGTTGGACGGGCTGGGCACCCACGGCGGCCACCTCGTCGTGACCGGCGAACCCGGACTCGGCCGGACCACGCTCCTCCAGTGGGCCGCCCGCTCCTTCCGGGCCGGCCCCGTACTCCACCTCGGCCCCGGCCCGGACCGCGGTGCCCGCGCCACCGGTGAGGAACCGCTCGACACGCTGCGGGCGGCGGCCGGCGGGGCACCGCTGCTCGTGTGCGTCGACGACGCGCATCTGTGGGACGCCCCGGCCCGGACCGCCCTGGGCCGCGCGGCCGAACACCTGGGCGGCACGGCCCGCGTCGGCGTGCTCCTGTCCGTCGCCGGACACCGCGCCGTCGACCCGGAGTACGCCCACCTGCCCGTCGTACGCCTGGACCCGCTCACGCCGCCGCAGGCCGAAGCCCTGCTCGACGACGCGACCGACGGCGCCGCCGACCCGGCCGTGCGCGAGCAACTGCTTGCCGAGGCGGAGGGGAACCCGGCCCTGCTCCTCGCCCTCGTCCGCCGGCTCACACCGGCCGAACTGCGCGGGCACCGTCCCCCGCCCAGACCCCTGGCCGACGCCGCGGCCCTGACCGAAGTGGCGGGAGAGGCGCTGACCGGTCTGTCCGCGGACGCGCACGACCTGCTGCTGACGGTGGCGGCGGCCGTACGCGCCGCGGACGGCCCGGACGTCGACGCGAGCCTGGTCCTCGACGCCGTACGGCACCTGCGGCCGGCGTCCACGCCGGCCCCCTCCCCGGGACCGCTCCCCGCGCCCCTCGCCCTGGCCGACGACCGGCTCCGCTTCCACGGCCCGTTGGTTCGCCGTACGGTCCACGCCACCGCGGCGCCGGACCGGCGCCGTGCCGCGCACCGCGCACTGGCCGATGTGCTGGAGGCCGGCGGCCGGCGGCTCCCGGGGCTGCTGCACCGCTCCTGGTCCCTGACCGGCCCGTCGCCCGCGCCGTCGCTCGCGGACCGGCTGGCGGCGGTGGCGGCCGACGCGGCGGTGCCGGCTTCGTACCGGCTGCGCGCCACGGCGTACGCCCGTGCCGCCGAGCTGACGGCCGACGGTCCGGCCCGGGCGGAGCGGTACACGGCCGCGGCCGAGCAGGCCCTGCTCGCCGGCCACCCCGACCGGGCCCGCCCGCTGCTGGCCGCCGCCCGCGGCTGCGCCGCACCCGCCGGGGTGCGGGGGCGGGCCGAGCTGGTGCGTGGCCTGACGGAACTCCGGGACGGGCCGGTCGGCGACGCCCATCAGTCGTTGCTGCTGGCCGCGTCCCTGCTCGCCGAGGACGCACCGGCCGACGCCGCGAGCGCCGCCCTGGCCGCCGCGGACGCGGCCTGGGCGGCGGGAGACCTGCCGCTGTGCCTGGCCACCCTCGCGCCCGAACCACGGGCGAAGACGCGGGCTGCCGCGCACGCCGAAGCACCACCCCCCTCGGCGCACGCGGCCGGCGCCGTGCGCGACCACCGGGTCGGCATGCGGGCGCTGCTCGAAGGGCGGCTCGACCGGGCCGTCGTACCGCTCGGGCAGGTGGTGGAGCGGGCCAGGACCGACGACCGGCCCGAGGGGCTGCTGCGGTCGGCGGCTGCCGCACTGCTGCTCGGGGACGTGGACGCCGCCCGCCGGGCCGGGGCACGGGCCCTGGCCGCCGCTCGGCAGCTCGGCTCGGACGCGCTGGTGCCGCAGGCCCTGGAGTACCTGGCCTACGCCGAACTGCGCGCCGGCCGGCACCCGCAGGCCCGCACCCACGCGGAGGAGGGGCTGCGCACCGCGCTGCGGGCCGGGCAGCGCAACACGGCGGCCCACCACCGGGCGGTGCTGGCCCTCGCGGCGTCGATCGAGGAGGAGCCGGACGTCGTCGCCCGGCATGTGACGGCCGCGCTGGCCACCGCCCGGCGGCACGGACTGGCGCAGGTGGCCACCCTCGCGGAGTGGGCGGCGGCCCGGGCCGACCTCGGCCGGGGGCGCCCCTTCGACGCCGCCGACCGGCTCGGTCTCCTGGTCCTTCCCGGGCCCGGGCGCGGGCACTTCGCGGTGTGGCGGCTCGCCGTGCCGTGCTTCGTGGAGGCCGCGGTCCTCGCCGGACGCCACGAGGACACCCGCGCGGTCCTGACGGATTTCGCCGGGTGGGCGGCGTTCGGCGCCGATCCGCAGGCCGCCGCGCAACTGGCCCGCTGCCACGCCCTCCTCGCCCCGCCGGACCGGGCCGACGACCTCTACCGGCGCGCGCTCGCCCGGCACGACGAGGCGGGCGGCGACTTCGAACGGGCCCGTACGGCGCTCCTGTACGGCAAGTGGCTGCGCCGGCGCCGCAGGCCCCGCGAGGCCCGCGGCCGCCTCGGCAGCGCGCTGGCCGGCTTCGACCGCTGCGGTGCCGGCGTCTGGGCCGCACAGGCGCGCGGCGAGCTGCGGGCGCTCGGAGCGGCCCCGCACGGCGGGGGCACCGGTGCACTGTCCCGCCTGACGCCGCAGCAGTTGCGCATCGCCCGGCAGGTCGCCGAGGGCGCCACCAACCGTGAGGTCGCGCTCACCCTCGCGGTGAGCACCCGCACCGTCGACTACCACCTCCGCAAGGCCTTCGCGGCACTCGGCGTACGGTCCCGCCTGGAGCTGGCCCGCATGGTCGAGCATGCCGAGCAGGGCGGACAGGCCGGGCGAACCGAAAAGACCGGTGCACAACCCTAG
- a CDS encoding bis(hydroxyethyl) terephthalate hydrolase: MEQNPHTHAASRATRPAFRGTRRRLAGVTAAVAAVVALSTLTSPGAQAADNPYERGPAPTESSIEALRGPYSVSDTSVSSLVVSGFGGGTIYYPTSTSDGTFGAVVIAPGFTAYQSSMAWLGPRLASQGFVVFTIDTNTTLDQPASRGRQMLAALDYLTERSSVRGRIDGSRLGVMGHSMGGGGTLEAAKSRPSLQAAIPLTPWNTDKTWPEVTTPTLIVGADGDTIAPVSSHSEPFYSSLPSRTDRAYLELNNASHFSPNTSDTTIAKYSVSWLKRFIDNDTRYEQFLCPLPRPSLTIEEYRGNCPHGS; this comes from the coding sequence GTGGAGCAGAACCCCCACACCCACGCGGCCTCCCGGGCCACACGCCCGGCGTTCCGCGGAACGCGGCGGCGGCTCGCCGGCGTCACGGCGGCCGTCGCCGCCGTCGTCGCGCTCAGCACCCTCACCAGCCCCGGCGCCCAGGCCGCCGACAACCCGTACGAGCGCGGCCCGGCGCCCACCGAGTCCAGCATCGAGGCGCTGCGCGGCCCGTACTCCGTGTCGGACACGAGTGTCTCCTCGCTCGTGGTCAGCGGCTTCGGCGGCGGCACGATCTACTACCCGACCAGCACCAGCGACGGCACGTTCGGCGCCGTCGTGATCGCCCCCGGCTTCACCGCGTACCAGTCCTCCATGGCCTGGCTCGGTCCGCGGCTGGCCTCGCAGGGCTTCGTCGTGTTCACCATCGACACCAACACCACGCTGGACCAGCCCGCCTCCCGCGGCCGCCAGATGCTGGCGGCCCTGGACTACCTCACCGAGCGCAGTTCCGTCCGCGGGCGGATCGACGGCAGCCGGCTCGGCGTCATGGGCCACTCGATGGGCGGCGGCGGCACCCTGGAGGCCGCGAAGTCCCGTCCGTCGCTCCAGGCCGCGATCCCCCTGACCCCCTGGAACACGGACAAGACCTGGCCCGAGGTCACCACCCCGACGCTGATCGTGGGAGCGGACGGCGACACGATCGCCCCGGTCTCCTCCCACTCCGAACCGTTCTACTCCAGCCTGCCGTCCCGGACGGACCGCGCCTACCTGGAGCTGAACAACGCGTCCCACTTCTCGCCGAACACGTCGGACACGACGATCGCGAAGTACAGCGTTTCCTGGCTCAAGCGGTTCATCGACAACGACACCCGCTACGAGCAGTTCCTGTGCCCGCTGCCCCGGCCGAGCCTGACCATCGAGGAGTACCGGGGCAACTGCCCGCACGGCTCCTGA
- a CDS encoding Gfo/Idh/MocA family protein → MRIGLLGTGPWADTAHAPALRRHDGLDFVGVWGRRPDAAEELADRHGTRAYDDVDALLADVEAVAVALPPAVQAELAERAARAGRHLLLDKPLAATVAQGRAVAGAVRAAGVASVVFFTTRFQPETEAWITEQAAGGDWFTGRAQWLGSVFTGDSPFADSPWRREKGALWDVGPHALSVLLPVLGDARRVTAAAPGPGDTVHVVLDHTGGASSTLTLSLTAPPAAAGATVELRGRAGVTLLPEATEGPVPALLRAADALLASAEGGRPHPCDAAFGLRVTEILAEAEAVLSDFR, encoded by the coding sequence ATGCGTATCGGACTGCTCGGCACCGGGCCCTGGGCGGACACGGCGCACGCCCCCGCCCTGCGCCGGCACGACGGCCTGGACTTCGTGGGCGTGTGGGGGCGCCGCCCGGACGCCGCCGAGGAACTGGCGGACCGGCACGGCACGCGTGCCTACGACGACGTCGACGCCCTGCTGGCGGACGTGGAGGCCGTCGCGGTCGCACTGCCTCCGGCCGTGCAGGCGGAACTGGCGGAGCGCGCGGCGCGCGCCGGGCGCCATCTGCTGCTCGACAAGCCGCTCGCGGCGACGGTGGCGCAGGGGCGGGCGGTGGCCGGGGCGGTGCGCGCGGCGGGCGTCGCCTCCGTCGTCTTCTTCACCACCCGGTTCCAGCCCGAGACCGAGGCGTGGATCACCGAACAGGCCGCCGGGGGCGACTGGTTCACGGGGCGGGCGCAGTGGCTCGGCTCGGTGTTCACCGGCGACAGCCCGTTCGCGGACTCGCCGTGGCGGCGGGAGAAGGGCGCCCTGTGGGACGTAGGACCGCACGCCCTGTCCGTGCTGCTGCCGGTCCTCGGTGACGCCCGGCGGGTGACGGCGGCGGCGCCGGGCCCCGGGGACACCGTCCATGTCGTCCTCGACCACACCGGCGGCGCGTCGAGCACGCTCACGCTCAGTCTGACGGCGCCGCCGGCCGCCGCGGGTGCGACGGTGGAGCTGCGCGGCCGGGCGGGCGTGACGCTCCTGCCGGAGGCGACCGAGGGGCCGGTGCCCGCTCTGCTGCGGGCCGCGGACGCGCTTCTCGCCTCCGCCGAAGGCGGACGCCCCCACCCGTGCGACGCCGCGTTCGGCCTGCGGGTCACCGAGATCCTCGCCGAGGCCGAGGCTGTGCTGAGCGACTTTCGGTGA